One genomic window of Candidatus Nitrospira inopinata includes the following:
- a CDS encoding RNA polymerase sigma factor, whose translation MPTDRRDDPTDAELVARSLARDHEAFGQLIDRHAATIVNLAYRMVGNQAEAEDLAQESFIAAFQALSTFRSDSKFSTWLYRIASNKCKDWLRSKKPGQGRNDVNVDEELDLHVMEEQTPETLLSQQQVAGELERAIQRLPLLYREAFILKHIEGLSYEEMEQVLGVNKDTLKMRVYKGRVQLCRELAVFNPMS comes from the coding sequence ATGCCGACCGATCGACGTGACGACCCCACCGATGCCGAGTTGGTGGCGCGTAGTCTTGCTCGGGATCACGAGGCATTCGGACAGTTGATTGATCGGCACGCGGCCACGATCGTGAACCTGGCCTATCGGATGGTGGGGAACCAGGCCGAGGCCGAGGACTTGGCGCAGGAATCGTTCATCGCGGCGTTCCAAGCGCTCTCGACCTTTCGATCCGATTCCAAGTTTTCCACCTGGCTCTATCGGATCGCCTCAAACAAGTGTAAGGATTGGCTGCGAAGCAAAAAGCCCGGGCAGGGCCGGAACGATGTGAACGTAGACGAGGAACTTGACCTCCACGTCATGGAGGAACAAACGCCGGAAACCTTGTTGTCTCAGCAACAAGTTGCCGGAGAATTGGAGCGGGCCATTCAACGGCTGCCGCTTCTCTATCGTGAGGCCTTCATCCTGAAACACATCGAAGGACTGAGCTATGAAGAAATGGAACAGGTCCTGGGTGTCAACAAAGACACACTGAAAATGCGGGTGTACAAGGGCAGGGTTCAACTGTGTCGAGAGCTTGCGGTTTTCAATCCCATGTCCTAG
- a CDS encoding DUF3047 domain-containing protein: MKQRLIACLLVWLTIWVASPGAADEQTIEVARFSAQQPGSGLPEGWKPLTFKKIPKPTVYELVRDGERVVVKAVSESSASGLMKEVKINPKEFPIVRWSWKVENLIQKSDVTRKEGDDYPARLYITFEYDPGKVSVVKKLKFMAGRALFGDIPIAAINYIWETKTQVGTVLANAYTDFVKMIVVQSGPQNVGQWIEESRNLYEDYKNAFGEEPPMINGVAIMSDTDNTGERATAYYGDITFAKQP; this comes from the coding sequence ATGAAGCAGCGGTTGATCGCCTGTCTCCTCGTCTGGCTCACGATATGGGTGGCATCGCCAGGAGCGGCTGATGAACAGACCATCGAGGTAGCTCGATTCTCCGCGCAGCAACCGGGGTCCGGCTTGCCCGAAGGATGGAAACCGCTGACGTTCAAGAAAATTCCCAAACCGACTGTCTATGAATTGGTCAGGGATGGTGAACGGGTCGTGGTGAAGGCCGTGAGCGAGTCATCCGCCTCCGGCTTGATGAAAGAAGTGAAAATCAATCCCAAGGAATTTCCGATCGTCCGATGGAGTTGGAAGGTCGAAAACCTGATCCAAAAGAGCGACGTCACGAGAAAAGAAGGAGACGATTATCCGGCAAGGCTTTACATCACGTTCGAGTACGATCCAGGCAAGGTGAGCGTCGTAAAGAAGCTCAAATTCATGGCGGGCCGGGCGCTGTTCGGCGACATTCCGATCGCGGCGATCAATTACATCTGGGAGACAAAAACCCAGGTCGGCACAGTCCTCGCCAATGCCTATACGGATTTCGTGAAGATGATCGTCGTGCAAAGCGGTCCCCAGAACGTCGGGCAATGGATCGAAGAGTCGCGCAATCTCTACGAAGACTATAAAAACGCCTTCGGGGAAGAGCCGCCGATGATCAACGGGGTGGCCATCATGTCGGACACGGACAATACCGGAGAACGGGCAACGGCCTATTATGGAGACATCACGTTCGCCAAGCAGCCGTAA
- a CDS encoding transporter, with product MDRVLHRLGIVVAVMMMSMIGSQSKAVAAGEKEKMGPEQRPSAERNWQIGVTPSYSSGNFGTDVRSDFVYVPFSIRRLFRDGDVTVVVPFVSVTSNGTATLVGGQPTPTLPGRCLRRSGTEIDTSKPECLALLNAGQGVTAGEKVTHSGLGDIIVRGRYYAIEEKEWFPLVALTARVKIPTASESKGLGTGALDHGYGVELSKMLGDRWIAFLDGGYNFIGDPEGRELQNQYWFDAGGGHYLTTHLLFSVYYEEYRSLVADRVNIRDVFVAFNYKFSDAWRFNGGVTVGLSNSAPDYGVSLGTNYRF from the coding sequence ATGGACAGGGTTCTGCATCGTCTCGGCATCGTGGTTGCCGTCATGATGATGAGCATGATCGGCTCTCAATCGAAGGCCGTGGCAGCCGGCGAGAAAGAAAAAATGGGGCCGGAGCAGCGACCCTCGGCCGAGCGCAACTGGCAAATTGGGGTCACCCCAAGCTATAGCAGTGGAAATTTCGGAACCGATGTCAGAAGCGACTTCGTTTATGTCCCCTTCTCGATCCGGCGCCTGTTCCGCGATGGAGACGTGACGGTCGTTGTGCCGTTTGTCTCGGTCACCAGTAACGGGACAGCCACCTTGGTCGGCGGCCAACCGACCCCCACGTTGCCGGGACGGTGTCTCAGGAGAAGCGGTACGGAGATCGATACCAGCAAGCCGGAATGTTTGGCTCTGCTGAATGCCGGTCAGGGAGTGACGGCGGGGGAGAAGGTGACCCATTCGGGGCTCGGTGACATCATTGTGAGGGGACGGTACTATGCCATCGAGGAAAAGGAGTGGTTCCCGCTCGTCGCACTCACGGCCCGGGTCAAAATTCCGACAGCCAGCGAAAGTAAAGGGCTTGGCACCGGCGCCCTTGACCATGGGTACGGCGTGGAACTGTCCAAAATGCTGGGCGATCGATGGATTGCGTTTCTCGACGGAGGCTACAACTTTATCGGCGACCCTGAGGGGAGAGAACTTCAAAACCAGTACTGGTTTGACGCCGGGGGCGGGCATTATCTCACCACACACCTCTTGTTCAGCGTGTATTATGAGGAGTACCGGTCGCTGGTGGCCGACCGGGTCAACATTCGCGACGTGTTCGTGGCGTTCAACTATAAATTCTCCGATGCCTGGCGATTCAACGGCGGCGTGACCGTCGGTCTGTCGAACAGTGCGCCGGATTACGGGGTATCGCTCGGCACCAACTATCGGTTTTAG
- a CDS encoding isoamylase early set domain-containing protein, translated as MRFNRAVIIVGVWVIWLAGIGGCTANKAGSPTLPKPQPGTVRFMLEASEATRVSLVGSFNGWAKDSMPLNRLKGTSWWSVDVPLRAGEHTFMYVIDGVNWVTPPQADDFVEDEFGQRNGVVIVR; from the coding sequence GTGCGATTCAATCGAGCCGTCATCATCGTCGGCGTGTGGGTCATCTGGCTGGCCGGCATCGGAGGCTGTACGGCAAACAAGGCAGGAAGCCCCACCCTCCCCAAACCACAGCCTGGGACTGTTCGATTTATGCTGGAGGCATCGGAAGCGACACGGGTCTCTCTTGTCGGGTCGTTTAACGGATGGGCAAAAGACTCGATGCCGCTGAACCGTCTGAAGGGGACATCCTGGTGGTCGGTTGATGTGCCGCTCAGGGCGGGAGAGCACACCTTCATGTACGTGATCGACGGAGTCAACTGGGTGACGCCTCCTCAAGCCGATGACTTTGTCGAAGACGAATTCGGCCAGAGAAATGGCGTCGTCATTGTCCGGTAA
- a CDS encoding TVP38/TMEM64 family protein codes for MAQPLTTSSKGKVALALMIALAIGTLYYLDVGRYLSLESLKENRDRLLAFTEERYTVSVALFILIYVVVAGLALPGAVILTLAGGFLFGSLWGTLFVNIGATTGATLAFLASRYLLQDWVEQRFGAWLGSLQAGVVRNAFNYLLTLRLIPIVPFFALNLVSGLTRMSLRTYVSATALGIIPGSFVYAYAGRQLGSINSLKEIASPQVISAFILLGLLALTPVAYKRWSAKRTGPRQSAEEYHGPQ; via the coding sequence ATGGCTCAGCCGCTCACGACGTCCTCTAAAGGCAAGGTCGCGCTCGCCCTTATGATCGCCCTCGCGATCGGCACGTTGTATTATCTTGACGTAGGTCGCTACCTTTCCTTGGAATCCCTCAAGGAAAACCGTGATCGTCTGCTGGCCTTTACAGAAGAGCGGTACACGGTTTCGGTCGCCCTGTTTATCCTGATCTATGTGGTAGTGGCGGGTCTCGCCCTTCCCGGCGCCGTGATCCTGACCTTAGCCGGTGGATTTCTCTTCGGCAGCCTGTGGGGAACCCTATTCGTGAACATCGGCGCCACAACGGGCGCGACATTGGCGTTTCTGGCCTCGCGGTACCTGTTGCAGGATTGGGTGGAACAGAGGTTCGGCGCATGGCTGGGGTCGCTCCAGGCGGGCGTTGTTCGGAACGCCTTCAATTATCTGTTGACGTTGCGTTTGATTCCCATCGTTCCGTTTTTTGCACTCAACCTTGTATCGGGGCTGACTCGCATGAGCTTGAGAACCTACGTGTCGGCCACGGCGCTGGGGATCATTCCCGGCTCGTTTGTCTATGCCTACGCGGGGCGGCAACTTGGTTCGATCAATTCCCTCAAGGAGATCGCTTCTCCGCAAGTCATCAGTGCGTTCATCTTGCTGGGACTGCTTGCGTTGACGCCGGTCGCTTATAAGAGGTGGTCTGCGAAAAGGACCGGACCACGACAGTCGGCGGAGGAATACCATGGGCCTCAATGA
- a CDS encoding copper oxidase, giving the protein MIRGSRRIRLVGRVWLAGFLVSFAGSSFIGGSALAADPRVVFELTDEPGAWFRNAAGPVAGFQALAVVTPGTEVRFTGKSNTVHTRTSLLFPTRAVNMPFDTPHRKGSDDVMLHTPGLYVFTCKIHPYMFGAVIVDDPATPGLDLGESITLLNGVTVPTGSDLATRLLRTFFIATHPSNWLDHTSPAPWHITYPNVDVRLTGGVVVNLDRVLSARYGNDLPKAPLMNPATPAVGEIWVDTQFEKTRGKTKPGTATAVSGQTWKPTRKVALPSINMNNPHNLWTDKNQTVIYQTQWFDSKLTVFNRTTGQFLNNISVGESPAHVMTRVDTDQVHVTVNGAPNHDSVVELAPMAIGIQRRINVGRGYPHAHWMSHDGKKMVTPNVFSSDATQYNFSNNSIDAIFPAGMIPIATAMTPDSKKSYVANLLDSTITVVDTQTKRVVKTINLLAHYDPISGEIRGPVGALPIQTPVSPDGKSMITANTLSATITVVDPTTDSVVAMLPCDPGCHGVQYGAKRGGGYYAYVSSKFSNGLIIVDPDPNGDGNPADAAIVGRIALTAIATTATDDAIIGNRGMGGQGVLAVPVVYNGWVQNLPQSWRNQLTPAQRDPLR; this is encoded by the coding sequence ATGATCAGAGGGAGTCGAAGAATTCGATTGGTCGGGCGTGTATGGCTGGCTGGATTTCTAGTAAGTTTCGCGGGCTCGTCTTTCATCGGCGGGAGCGCATTGGCTGCCGACCCGCGGGTGGTGTTCGAATTGACGGATGAGCCGGGCGCATGGTTCAGAAACGCGGCGGGACCGGTCGCGGGATTTCAGGCCTTGGCGGTGGTGACGCCGGGAACCGAAGTGCGGTTTACGGGCAAGTCCAATACCGTTCATACTCGAACCAGCCTTCTTTTTCCGACCAGGGCCGTCAACATGCCCTTTGATACGCCGCACCGCAAAGGCTCCGATGACGTGATGCTCCATACTCCCGGCCTTTACGTCTTCACGTGCAAAATTCACCCCTACATGTTCGGAGCGGTGATTGTAGATGATCCCGCGACGCCAGGGCTTGACCTCGGCGAATCCATCACCTTGCTGAACGGTGTCACCGTTCCAACCGGCAGCGACCTTGCCACCCGTCTGCTGCGCACCTTTTTCATTGCAACCCATCCGTCGAACTGGTTGGATCACACCTCGCCGGCGCCCTGGCACATCACCTATCCCAATGTGGATGTTCGTCTCACAGGAGGCGTCGTCGTGAATCTGGACAGAGTTCTGAGCGCCCGTTACGGCAACGATCTCCCCAAAGCTCCGCTCATGAATCCGGCCACCCCGGCTGTGGGAGAAATCTGGGTTGACACACAGTTTGAAAAAACCAGAGGCAAGACCAAGCCGGGAACGGCAACCGCCGTCAGCGGCCAAACCTGGAAACCGACCCGAAAGGTCGCCCTTCCCAGCATCAACATGAACAATCCGCACAATCTCTGGACGGATAAAAATCAAACCGTGATTTATCAAACGCAGTGGTTCGACAGTAAGCTTACGGTGTTCAACCGAACGACCGGCCAGTTTTTGAACAATATCTCCGTCGGCGAGTCGCCGGCCCACGTGATGACCAGAGTCGATACGGATCAGGTCCACGTCACGGTGAACGGGGCACCGAATCACGACTCGGTCGTGGAACTCGCTCCCATGGCCATAGGCATTCAGCGACGAATCAACGTCGGTCGCGGTTACCCACACGCCCATTGGATGAGCCACGACGGCAAGAAAATGGTGACGCCGAACGTCTTTTCGTCCGACGCCACCCAGTACAATTTCTCGAACAATTCCATCGATGCGATCTTCCCGGCCGGCATGATCCCTATTGCCACCGCCATGACGCCTGATTCGAAGAAGTCCTACGTGGCCAATCTGCTGGACAGCACCATCACGGTCGTCGATACCCAAACCAAGAGGGTCGTCAAAACGATCAATCTGCTGGCCCACTATGATCCGATCAGTGGTGAGATCAGGGGGCCGGTCGGGGCATTGCCGATTCAAACGCCCGTCAGCCCTGATGGAAAGAGCATGATCACCGCCAATACCTTGAGCGCCACCATCACGGTCGTGGATCCAACCACGGATTCGGTTGTGGCGATGTTGCCCTGCGATCCCGGTTGTCACGGTGTTCAGTATGGGGCCAAGCGGGGAGGAGGATACTACGCCTATGTGTCCAGTAAGTTTTCCAACGGCTTGATCATTGTCGATCCGGACCCCAACGGCGACGGCAATCCTGCCGACGCCGCCATCGTGGGGCGGATTGCCCTCACCGCGATTGCGACAACGGCGACCGATGATGCCATCATCGGCAACCGTGGAATGGGAGGCCAGGGGGTGTTGGCGGTTCCGGTCGTCTATAACGGCTGGGTGCAAAATCTCCCGCAGAGCTGGAGGAATCAGTTGACGCCGGCGCAGCGGGATCCCCTCCGCTAA
- a CDS encoding DUF5666 domain-containing protein, whose protein sequence is MRQGGELCTVLSIVILVGFLGGCGSGDSVSASASGSGSGSASASGTVTGFGSLFVNGKRFETEGASVMVDGQAVPSCTVSRSNTCGLQVGMTVKVAGSFDGPSYRATAIVQEDMLEGPITSKSQETSTSGTLTVLGQTVIVDETTRFDSGINLDALNVGDLIEVNGFVKADGEIVATFIERKSGTGCGRDGCELKGFVTNHDHATMRFQIGGLTIVYDRDGIPPDTVIQDLPSPSGNNWNGLFVEVKGTRIEGTTLHAMKVERERERIGSADDVDSFEIEGLVTQAGTASGQTIEFMIGTTTVRTTANTEFRGGTIDEIVVGAKLSAEGRVVNGVLIAKQVKFHESVRLEGDASVSGNTLTLAGLPGVTVIVNSRTELRDGGDRLSIHDMDGRHVRIRGRVAGGSSVIATRIQRRSPDSDIVLQGPVQAINGDDIVILGVTVDTGTINRFESVSGSSVSRSSFLAEVSVNSIVKVKGERRGAIVFWDEAELED, encoded by the coding sequence ATGCGACAGGGAGGAGAGCTTTGCACAGTGTTGAGCATCGTCATCCTGGTCGGTTTTCTCGGCGGCTGCGGCAGCGGCGATTCGGTCTCGGCATCGGCAAGCGGTTCAGGCAGTGGTTCCGCCTCGGCGTCCGGGACGGTCACGGGGTTTGGGAGCCTGTTCGTCAACGGCAAACGATTTGAAACGGAGGGGGCGTCGGTGATGGTCGATGGACAGGCGGTGCCATCGTGCACGGTGAGCCGATCGAACACCTGCGGTCTGCAAGTGGGAATGACGGTCAAGGTGGCCGGTTCATTCGATGGCCCGTCATACCGAGCCACGGCGATCGTGCAGGAAGATATGCTTGAGGGACCGATCACAAGCAAGAGTCAGGAGACTTCTACCAGCGGGACTCTGACCGTTTTGGGGCAGACGGTCATCGTTGATGAGACGACGCGGTTCGATTCGGGGATCAACCTTGACGCTCTGAATGTCGGTGACCTCATTGAGGTCAACGGCTTTGTCAAAGCGGATGGTGAGATCGTCGCCACCTTCATCGAGCGAAAGTCGGGAACCGGCTGTGGGCGCGATGGCTGCGAACTTAAGGGTTTTGTCACGAATCACGATCATGCCACGATGAGATTCCAGATCGGTGGCTTGACCATCGTGTATGACCGCGATGGCATCCCGCCCGATACGGTGATTCAAGACTTGCCCTCTCCATCGGGCAATAATTGGAACGGCCTGTTCGTGGAGGTGAAGGGAACTAGGATTGAGGGGACGACACTCCACGCGATGAAGGTGGAACGAGAGCGAGAGAGGATTGGAAGTGCCGATGACGTGGATTCCTTCGAGATCGAAGGACTTGTGACTCAGGCCGGCACTGCCAGCGGCCAGACGATCGAATTTATGATCGGAACGACGACGGTCAGGACGACGGCCAATACTGAATTCCGAGGTGGAACAATCGACGAGATCGTGGTGGGGGCCAAACTCTCGGCCGAAGGCCGAGTCGTCAATGGGGTGCTCATCGCCAAGCAAGTGAAGTTCCACGAAAGTGTGCGGTTGGAAGGAGATGCGTCGGTCAGTGGCAATACCCTGACTTTGGCGGGATTGCCTGGCGTGACCGTCATCGTCAACAGCCGGACGGAACTGCGAGACGGCGGAGACCGACTCTCCATCCATGATATGGATGGTCGCCATGTCAGGATCAGGGGACGGGTCGCGGGCGGATCTTCTGTGATCGCCACCCGTATTCAGCGAAGGTCGCCTGATTCCGATATTGTCCTTCAGGGGCCGGTGCAGGCGATCAACGGTGATGACATCGTGATCCTAGGCGTAACGGTCGACACCGGTACCATCAATCGATTTGAGAGTGTGAGCGGTTCGTCCGTGAGCCGGTCCTCATTCTTGGCGGAGGTCAGCGTGAATTCGATTGTAAAGGTGAAGGGTGAACGGCGAGGAGCGATCGTCTTCTGGGACGAAGCGGAATTGGAGGATTAA
- a CDS encoding mercuric reductase: MGLNEGGIVLPDDEHDRQLVANVRPSDWINPQPEGRYNIAVLGAGTAGLITAIVAASLGAKVALIEKRAMGGDCLNVGCVPSKGLLRTTRAWADLHRAKDFGIHVPPGATFDFGAAMARMRTLRARISRNDSVHRYTKLGVDVYLGAGRFSNGDSLRVEGPAGDRTIRFVKAAICTGARPSIPPIPGLLEASYLTNETVFSLTELPRRLGIIGAGPIGCELAQAFARFGSHVYLIEALHGVLPREDRDAAEILHRQLMRDGVQILCCGKDMAVEKTGAGKRLVLTSHGRQHYITVDDILVGTGRTPNVEGLGLSNAGIDYSPAGITVNRRLQTSNPSIFAAGDVCSRYQFTHAADAMAQIVIQNALFPHPFGLGYADVDSLIMPWCTFTDPEIAHVGLSEQEAKAKGLEVETYTYKLDEVDRAILDGEEEGFARIHIQKGTDRIVGATIVAAHAGEMINEFSVLMKTGRGAKVIAGTIHPYPTQAEVNKKVVNLWRKAHFSEGTKGLLVKLFAWLRKK, from the coding sequence ATGGGCCTCAATGAGGGGGGGATCGTCCTGCCGGACGACGAACACGATCGGCAACTCGTCGCCAATGTTCGCCCATCCGATTGGATCAATCCGCAGCCGGAGGGTCGCTACAACATCGCGGTGCTTGGCGCGGGGACGGCCGGTTTGATTACCGCGATTGTCGCCGCGAGCCTTGGCGCCAAGGTCGCCTTGATCGAAAAGCGGGCCATGGGCGGCGACTGCCTGAACGTCGGATGTGTGCCGTCAAAGGGGCTCCTGCGGACCACCAGGGCCTGGGCGGATCTCCACCGCGCCAAAGACTTCGGTATCCATGTTCCGCCGGGGGCGACGTTCGATTTTGGGGCCGCGATGGCGCGCATGAGAACGCTGCGCGCGCGCATCAGCCGCAACGACTCGGTGCACCGTTACACGAAGCTCGGCGTGGACGTGTATCTCGGTGCCGGTCGTTTTTCGAACGGTGACTCGCTGCGAGTAGAAGGACCGGCCGGTGATCGGACAATTCGTTTTGTCAAGGCCGCGATCTGTACCGGAGCCCGTCCCTCTATCCCACCGATTCCAGGGTTACTGGAAGCCAGCTATCTGACGAATGAAACGGTGTTCTCGCTGACGGAGCTGCCCAGACGATTGGGGATCATCGGCGCCGGGCCGATCGGGTGCGAGTTGGCCCAGGCTTTTGCCCGGTTCGGCAGTCACGTGTATTTGATTGAGGCGCTTCACGGGGTTCTTCCGCGAGAAGATCGCGACGCGGCGGAGATTCTTCATCGTCAGTTGATGCGCGACGGTGTGCAGATCCTCTGTTGCGGCAAGGACATGGCCGTGGAGAAAACGGGCGCGGGCAAGCGGCTGGTGCTCACCTCGCACGGCCGGCAGCACTACATAACGGTCGATGACATTCTGGTCGGGACGGGGCGGACACCGAACGTGGAAGGGTTAGGATTGAGCAACGCCGGTATCGACTACAGCCCTGCAGGAATCACTGTCAATCGGCGACTCCAAACCTCCAACCCCTCGATTTTTGCGGCCGGCGATGTCTGTTCCCGCTATCAGTTTACCCATGCCGCCGACGCCATGGCACAGATCGTGATCCAGAACGCCCTGTTTCCCCATCCGTTTGGATTGGGCTATGCCGACGTCGATTCATTGATCATGCCCTGGTGCACGTTTACTGACCCTGAAATCGCCCACGTTGGACTCTCTGAACAGGAAGCGAAAGCCAAGGGGCTTGAAGTCGAGACCTATACCTACAAACTCGACGAAGTCGATCGGGCGATTCTTGACGGGGAAGAGGAAGGGTTCGCCAGGATCCATATCCAGAAGGGGACAGATCGGATTGTCGGGGCGACTATCGTGGCGGCCCACGCGGGCGAGATGATCAATGAGTTCTCTGTCTTGATGAAGACCGGTCGCGGCGCAAAGGTCATTGCCGGCACCATTCATCCCTATCCGACCCAGGCCGAGGTCAACAAGAAGGTCGTCAACCTCTGGCGCAAAGCTCATTTCTCCGAGGGAACGAAAGGGCTCCTCGTCAAACTGTTTGCATGGCTCAGGAAAAAATGA
- a CDS encoding isoamylase early set domain-containing protein gives MREDDLIQRFLDHELTPDERVAFLRAVDADPSLRRQWLNLEMVVAEAARLPRIAPSARFISQLKERTRPKPSLWAVLWASATRPRMLNWNLAQAIAAACVVLVAVGALIRLVPERIVDTPVPAGSIQTISSEAAEPKVLVRLVFVQPDARSVSVAGDFNGWNPARTTLKRADGGIWTVTLLLKPGRYEYMFVVDGTHWIADPLATEEIGDGFGSRNAVLDVEI, from the coding sequence ATGAGAGAAGACGATCTTATTCAACGATTCTTGGACCATGAATTGACGCCGGACGAGCGGGTCGCGTTCCTCCGCGCGGTGGATGCCGATCCTTCCCTTCGTCGGCAGTGGCTCAATCTTGAGATGGTGGTGGCGGAGGCTGCTCGGCTGCCGAGGATTGCCCCCTCGGCCCGATTCATCAGCCAATTGAAAGAACGAACAAGGCCCAAGCCAAGCTTGTGGGCCGTACTCTGGGCCTCTGCCACCAGGCCGCGGATGCTTAACTGGAACCTGGCCCAGGCCATCGCGGCGGCCTGTGTGGTTCTGGTGGCGGTGGGAGCGCTCATCCGATTGGTTCCAGAACGGATTGTTGATACGCCGGTGCCGGCAGGGTCAATACAAACCATTTCATCCGAGGCGGCGGAGCCGAAGGTGCTGGTGCGGCTCGTGTTCGTGCAGCCTGATGCCCGATCGGTCTCGGTGGCGGGAGATTTCAACGGGTGGAATCCGGCGCGGACGACGCTCAAGCGAGCCGATGGCGGAATCTGGACCGTCACTCTGCTGCTCAAGCCCGGTCGTTATGAATACATGTTCGTGGTTGATGGGACACACTGGATCGCCGATCCGCTGGCGACGGAAGAGATCGGAGATGGATTCGGTTCACGCAACGCGGTGCTGGACGTGGAGATTTGA